A region from the Triticum urartu cultivar G1812 chromosome 1, Tu2.1, whole genome shotgun sequence genome encodes:
- the LOC125506251 gene encoding peroxidase 5-like produces MAKGDEKKAPLFVAVALAIYVVLTAQVGSAAAPGTGSYAGLEAPVRQVVQKYMDINRGLGAGLIRLVFHDCFVRGCDGSVLLDSTPKNTTSNAPLTLAGKTEKASPSNGGLRGLEVIDAIRLRLAEKDIGVNVSCADAVVFAAREATYILSNNTIKYEVDGPGRKDGVVSSAEDPGKHLPNPTDNFQQLLQSFMAKGFNLVELVALSGAHSVGIANLTSVIHRFGTPIIHGEMNKTYGAVVAAEGRKHSGVIENNVRDFDDSSRKLAGYQANGVVDLAAVGYLDNSYYNANLQNMVLFKSDWELTQNGTAEEHMKSYKKKASLWNTAFANAMTKLSKMVESKDPLYEIGSRRTCNVTNQMSYP; encoded by the exons ATGGCGAAGGGTGACGAGAAGAAGGCACCTCTCTTCGTGGCCGTGGCCCTGGCCATCTACGTCGTTCTCACGGCGCAGGTGGGGTCGGCGGCGGCCCCTGGTACTGGTAGCTACGCCGGCCTGGAGGCACCTGTGAGGCAAGTCGTTCAGAAGTACATGGATATCAACCGGGGCTTGGGTGCTGGCCTCATCCGACTCGTCTTCCACGACTGCTTCGTCAGG GGTTGCGATGGATCCGTGTTGCTTGACAGCACGCCCAAAAACACCACCAGCAATGCTCCCCTGACGCTCGCTGGGAAGACGGAGAAGGCGTCGCCAAGCAACGGCGGCCTGCGTGGCCTCGAGGTGATCGACGCCATCAGGCTCAGGCTCGCCGAAAAGGATATCGGTGTCAACGTCTCCTGCGCCGACGCCGTCGTGTTCGCCGCCCGCGAGGCCACCTACATCCTGAGCAACAACACAATCAAATACGAAGTGGACGGGCCCGGCCGCAAGGACGGCGTCGTCTCGTCGGCAGAGGACCCGGGAAAACACCTCCCTAACCCCACCGACAACTTCCAGCAGCTCCTGCAAAGCTTCATGGCCAAGGGCTTCAACCTGGTGGAGCTCGTCGCCCTCTCCGGCGCACACTCTGTCGGCATCGCCAACCTAACGTCGGTCATACACCGATTCGGAACTCCGATCATCCACGGTGAGATGAACAAAACGTACGGTGCAGTCGTTGCAGCCGAAGGGCGGAAGCACTCTGGTGTGATAGAGAACAACGTCCGTGACTTCGACGATTCGAGCCGTAAGCTGGCTGGTTACCAGGCCAATGGGGTGGTGGACTTGGCGGCGGTGGGCTACCTAGACAACAGCTACTACAACGCCAACTTACAGAACATGGTGCTCTTCAAGTCAGACTGGGAGCTGACGCAGAACGGCACCGCAGAAGAGCACATGAAATCGTACAAGAAGAAAGCCAGTTTGTGGAACACAGCCTTCGCCAACGCCATGACCAAGCTCAGCAAGATGGTCGAGTCCAAGGACCCACTTTACGAGATCGGAAGCAGGAGGACATGCAATGTCACCAACCAGATGTCCTACCCTTAA